The following coding sequences are from one Bufo bufo chromosome 2, aBufBuf1.1, whole genome shotgun sequence window:
- the SLC39A3 gene encoding zinc transporter ZIP3, whose product MNLIVAKLLCLLAVFVLMMLGSLLPVKMMEADSEKASRSRRVLALCNSFAGGVFLATCFNALLPTVREKIFEVLKMANINTDYPLAETIMLVGFFLTVFVEQAILTFRKEKPSFIDMETFNAGSDAGSDSEYESPFISSNRGHNLYEVGHSHHSHGLNIQELSRSSPLRLFSLVFALSAHSVFEGLALGLQEQGDKVLSLFIGVVIHETLVAVALGVSMAKVNILLRDAAKMAILVSIMIPIGIATGMAIQSAQNLASSITSALLQGIAGGTFLFVTFFEILAKELEDKHDRLLKVLFLVLGYTVLAGLVFFKW is encoded by the exons ATGAACCTCATAGTGGCAAAGCTGCTGTGCTTGCTGGCGGTGTTTGTGTTGATGATGTTGGGTTCTCTCCTCCCAGTGAAAATGATGGAGGCAGACTCTGAGAAGGCTTCTCGCTCTCGGAGGGTCCTTGCCTTGTGCAATTCTTTTGCTGGAGGCGTATTTTTGGCTACTTGCTTCAATGCGCTTCTACCCACAGTGAGAGAAAAG ATTTTCGAGGTTCTGAAGATGGCGAACATCAACACAGATTATCCACTGGCTGAGACTATAATGCTAGTTGGGTTTTTCCTCACAGTCTTTGTGGAGCAAGCTATTCTGACATTCAGGAAAGAGAAGCCTTCTTTCATTGACATGGAAACGTTTAATGCAGGATCTGACGCTGGCAGCGACTCTGAATATGAAAGCCCTTTCATATCTTCTAACAGAGGCCATAATTTATATGAAGTTGGCCACAGTCACCACTCTCATGGCTTAAATATCCAAGAGCTGTCCCGTTCAAGTCCACTTCGACTCTTCAGCTTGGTGTTCGCGCTCTCTGCCCACTCAGTCTTTGAGGGCCTGGCACTTGGCCTTCAGGAGCAGGGTGATAAAGTGCTAAGCCTTTTCATTGGTGTTGTCATCCATGAAACACTAGTAGCAGTGGCACTTGGAGTCAGCATGGCTAAGGTGAACATTCTGCTTCGTGATGCAGCTAAGATGGCCATATTAGTAAGCATTATGATTCCCATTGGCATCGCCACTGGAATGGCGATTCAGAGTGCCCAAAATTTGGCCAGCAGTATTACCTCTGCTTTGCTGCAGGGCATTGCAGGAGGAACTtttttgtttgttacattttttgAAATTTTGGCGAAGGAGCTGGAAGATAAACATGACCGATTattaaaagtgcttttcctggtTCTTGGGTACACTGTTCTAGCAGGACTTGTCTTCTTCAAATGGTAA